A single window of Agromyces aureus DNA harbors:
- a CDS encoding CGNR zinc finger domain-containing protein: MFFTHDTESALQFVGALTDTVPSASDSGDDELRTIAQLDALLVTWKYSGRHDRDARELGEVRAARERLRALWLLDRDAAAAAVNDLLADAHALPRLVRHDDLDWHIHATALDEPLATRILVEAAMAFVDVIRSDQMERLRVCDADDCESLYVDLSKNGSRRFCTTRCGNRMAVRAYRARADAV, translated from the coding sequence ATGTTTTTTACCCATGACACGGAGTCAGCACTGCAGTTCGTGGGCGCCCTCACCGACACGGTGCCCTCGGCGTCGGATTCGGGCGACGACGAGCTCCGCACGATCGCCCAGCTCGATGCACTCCTCGTGACCTGGAAGTACTCCGGCCGCCACGACCGCGACGCCCGGGAACTCGGTGAGGTGCGCGCCGCGCGCGAACGCCTGCGCGCGCTCTGGCTGCTCGATCGCGATGCCGCCGCCGCTGCCGTCAACGACCTGCTCGCCGACGCGCACGCTCTCCCGCGGCTCGTGCGCCACGACGATCTCGACTGGCACATCCACGCGACCGCGCTCGACGAGCCGCTCGCCACGCGCATCCTCGTCGAGGCGGCGATGGCGTTCGTCGACGTCATCCGCTCCGACCAGATGGAGCGCCTGCGCGTGTGCGACGCCGACGACTGCGAGAGCCTCTACGTCGACCTCTCGAAGAACGGCTCGCGCCGCTTCTGCACGACCCGCTGCGGCAACCGCATGGCCGTGCGCGCCTACCGCGCGCGGGCCGACGCGGTCTAG
- a CDS encoding IS30 family transposase, which yields MSRPVGTRIRKQNNFLIPSLTPPRPSSGRYLTGRERVQIADLLRLGCSMRQIGRQLGRHPSTISRELRRHTDAAGNYLPRTADLDARRQRARPKTPRLVANAPLRLLVQRKLNRCWSPEEIAGWLRKTYADEPSMHVCHETFYRALLLREPGGLHQRYAIKLRTGRRIRKTRWRTRTGQGSRIRNMTMIDQRPAEIETKLTAGHWEGDLIVGVGSVSAMVTLRERKTQYGMVINLPKDHTAASVNHAVIGAFATLPAHLKRSLTWDQGVEMSSHEALTAATGIPIYFAERASPWQRGANENFNGLLRQYFPKGTNLAQHSTAHVTRVVNEINHRPRKTLDYDTPARRLRQEHRAPATALG from the coding sequence ATGTCGCGTCCCGTCGGAACCCGGATCCGCAAACAGAACAACTTCCTCATCCCCTCACTCACCCCGCCGCGGCCATCGAGCGGACGGTACCTGACCGGTCGGGAGCGGGTACAGATCGCGGACCTGCTGCGGTTGGGGTGCTCGATGCGTCAGATCGGCAGGCAGCTCGGCCGGCACCCGTCGACGATCAGCCGGGAACTCCGCCGGCACACCGACGCGGCCGGGAACTACCTGCCCCGCACCGCGGACCTTGACGCGCGCCGGCAACGCGCACGCCCGAAGACCCCAAGACTGGTCGCGAACGCACCGTTGCGGTTGCTCGTGCAACGCAAGCTGAACCGGTGCTGGTCACCCGAGGAGATCGCCGGGTGGCTCCGCAAGACCTATGCCGACGAGCCGAGCATGCACGTCTGTCACGAGACCTTCTACCGTGCCCTGCTACTCCGAGAACCCGGCGGACTGCATCAGCGGTACGCGATCAAGCTGCGCACCGGTCGGCGGATCCGGAAGACCCGCTGGCGCACCCGCACCGGACAGGGCTCGAGGATCCGGAACATGACGATGATCGACCAACGCCCCGCGGAGATCGAGACGAAACTGACTGCCGGGCACTGGGAAGGCGACCTGATCGTCGGGGTCGGATCCGTGTCCGCGATGGTCACCCTGCGAGAGCGGAAGACCCAGTACGGGATGGTCATCAACCTGCCGAAGGATCACACTGCCGCGTCCGTGAACCATGCCGTGATCGGCGCGTTCGCGACCCTGCCTGCGCATCTGAAGCGTTCCCTGACCTGGGACCAGGGCGTGGAGATGTCCAGCCACGAAGCCCTCACGGCCGCGACCGGTATCCCGATCTACTTCGCCGAACGCGCCAGCCCCTGGCAACGCGGCGCGAACGAGAACTTCAACGGACTCCTCCGCCAGTACTTCCCGAAAGGCACGAACCTCGCCCAACACTCGACCGCACACGTCACCCGCGTCGTCAACGAGATCAACCACCGCCCACGGAAGACCCTCGACTACGACACCCCGGCACGACGCCTGAGACAAGAACACCGCGCCCCGGCAACAGCACTCGGATAG
- a CDS encoding DUF998 domain-containing protein — MTALVGGGITAGLIAILHVLKPEYDPSWRMISEYSLGRYGWVMRLAFVMMAICLAATSVALWPFGGAWTIPLAAVALGALGAAFIDADPIMTPRAQATPVGRAHTVLGGVLLAGFPPAALIAGVGVATALGWTLAIASVVPFAGLVWFLIAAAPAHGHGGSPEIRIGWPDRFCLLAYLAWVVLAAVGVLSAA, encoded by the coding sequence GTGACGGCGCTCGTCGGCGGCGGGATCACGGCAGGGCTGATCGCGATCCTTCACGTTCTCAAGCCCGAGTACGACCCGTCCTGGCGGATGATCAGCGAATACTCCCTGGGGCGATACGGGTGGGTGATGCGCCTCGCTTTCGTCATGATGGCCATCTGCCTTGCGGCGACGAGTGTCGCCCTGTGGCCGTTCGGCGGCGCGTGGACCATCCCGTTGGCCGCGGTCGCATTGGGCGCGCTCGGTGCTGCGTTCATCGACGCCGATCCGATCATGACTCCTCGCGCTCAGGCCACGCCCGTGGGCAGGGCGCACACGGTGCTGGGCGGGGTGTTGCTCGCCGGCTTCCCCCCTGCCGCGCTGATCGCGGGGGTCGGGGTGGCGACCGCGCTCGGCTGGACGTTGGCGATCGCATCCGTCGTCCCGTTCGCCGGCTTGGTGTGGTTCCTCATCGCTGCGGCCCCAGCCCACGGGCACGGCGGCTCGCCTGAGATCCGAATCGGATGGCCGGACAGGTTCTGCCTCCTCGCCTACCTGGCATGGGTCGTGCTGGCCGCTGTCGGCGTGCTGTCCGCCGCGTGA
- a CDS encoding SRPBCC domain-containing protein, with the protein MTEVHGSDESDRSTDEPIPDVRHEIFSVTRVLQADRATVFGAFADDLIRRRWVRLPGSGATYDHVFRVGGGEDATSTFVLPDGSEERLRNRSRYLDIVSDRRIVFVYEAIVNAVTRWVSLVTVTFEDADGGGTTLIWTEQVAFLTRTGDGSADLPHLRTGTTLRLNGLSAAIGGSGS; encoded by the coding sequence ATGACCGAAGTGCACGGATCGGACGAGTCCGACCGGTCGACGGATGAACCGATTCCGGATGTCCGACACGAGATCTTCAGTGTCACCAGAGTTCTCCAGGCGGATCGGGCAACGGTCTTCGGAGCGTTTGCGGACGACCTGATCCGGCGGCGGTGGGTCCGTCTCCCGGGATCGGGAGCGACCTACGATCACGTCTTCCGGGTCGGCGGGGGCGAGGATGCGACCAGCACCTTCGTCCTGCCCGACGGGTCGGAAGAGCGGTTGCGCAACAGGTCCCGCTATCTCGACATCGTTTCCGACCGCCGGATCGTGTTCGTGTACGAGGCCATCGTCAATGCCGTGACCCGCTGGGTATCGCTCGTGACGGTCACCTTCGAGGATGCGGATGGTGGGGGAACCACACTGATCTGGACGGAGCAAGTCGCGTTCCTGACCCGCACCGGTGACGGCAGCGCCGACCTGCCGCACCTGCGCACCGGGACGACCCTTCGGCTGAACGGGCTTTCGGCGGCCATCGGCGGCAGCGGCTCGTGA
- a CDS encoding RidA family protein: MYRCIESSTASRCSRFFLAGACPLEDDGTIAAVGDYASQAARCIETMKGALEAAGAGIEDVISTRVLVASSNRSDLVAAWEVVHGAFGDHDVPSTLFGVTVLGYDDQLVEIEAVAAVID; this comes from the coding sequence ATGTACCGCTGCATCGAGTCGAGCACCGCTTCCCGGTGCTCGCGTTTCTTTCTCGCCGGTGCTTGCCCGCTCGAAGACGATGGAACCATTGCCGCGGTCGGCGACTACGCGTCCCAAGCCGCTCGGTGCATCGAGACGATGAAGGGGGCGCTCGAGGCCGCCGGGGCAGGGATCGAGGACGTGATCAGCACGCGCGTCCTGGTCGCTTCCTCGAACCGGTCCGATCTCGTTGCAGCTTGGGAGGTGGTTCATGGCGCGTTCGGCGATCATGACGTACCGAGCACCCTCTTCGGAGTCACGGTCCTCGGATATGACGACCAGCTCGTCGAGATCGAGGCGGTTGCAGCAGTCATCGACTGA
- a CDS encoding HNH endonuclease family protein: MPRRRRSRRVSLSTVLVIVLAVAVWVYLYGPEGMRSEAGGGWTFPGQSAPATSAPLDPATLDPDLAALVVAGPASTAPYDRARFGEAWADVDGNGCDTRNDVLIRDLVDIAFRADSNGCIVRTGTLHDPYTGAVISFTRGPDTSEAVQIDHVVPLSYAWQHGASTWAPERLAAFANDPANLSAVDGPANQAKSDSGPAEWMPPASGYACTYVDRFADVLLSYGLTVSPEDFDAIASVDSGCP; the protein is encoded by the coding sequence ATGCCCCGTCGTCGACGTTCCCGCCGTGTCTCCCTGTCCACCGTGCTCGTCATCGTGCTCGCGGTCGCCGTCTGGGTGTACCTCTACGGGCCGGAGGGCATGAGGTCGGAGGCGGGCGGCGGCTGGACGTTCCCGGGTCAGAGCGCCCCGGCCACGAGTGCGCCGCTCGACCCGGCGACGCTCGACCCCGACCTCGCGGCGCTCGTCGTCGCCGGGCCCGCGTCCACGGCGCCCTACGATCGCGCCCGGTTCGGCGAGGCCTGGGCCGACGTCGACGGCAACGGCTGCGACACGCGCAACGACGTGCTGATCCGCGACCTCGTCGACATCGCGTTCCGTGCAGACAGCAACGGCTGCATCGTGCGCACGGGCACGCTGCACGACCCGTACACGGGCGCCGTGATCTCGTTCACCCGGGGCCCCGACACGTCGGAGGCGGTGCAGATCGACCACGTGGTGCCGCTCTCGTACGCATGGCAGCACGGCGCCTCGACGTGGGCGCCCGAGCGGCTCGCCGCGTTCGCCAACGACCCGGCGAACCTGTCGGCCGTCGACGGGCCCGCCAACCAGGCGAAGTCCGACTCCGGCCCGGCCGAATGGATGCCGCCGGCGAGCGGCTACGCCTGCACCTACGTCGACCGGTTCGCCGACGTGCTGCTCTCGTACGGACTCACCGTCTCGCCCGAGGACTTCGACGCGATCGCATCCGTCGACTCCGGCTGCCCCTGA
- a CDS encoding uracil-DNA glycosylase family protein: MDDSPGRGRGDPSDAFAELREAIAADPANAAFTAMGWRPLLFGSPSSRVLIVSQAPGRRAQESGIPFNDASGDRLLRWLGVTRAEFDDASRFAIVPMDFYYPGKGASGDLPPRRGIAEVWHPRILSLMRPRLTILVGAYAQRFHLGARRAPTLTETVRAWREYGSETVPIVHPSPLNVGWQQRNPWFEEELVPDLKGRVADALRRP, encoded by the coding sequence GTGGACGACTCACCCGGCCGCGGACGCGGCGACCCATCCGACGCCTTCGCCGAACTGCGCGAGGCGATCGCCGCGGACCCGGCGAATGCGGCGTTCACGGCGATGGGCTGGCGTCCGTTGCTCTTCGGCTCCCCGTCATCGCGGGTGCTCATCGTCAGCCAGGCGCCCGGGCGCCGCGCGCAAGAGAGCGGCATCCCGTTCAACGACGCGAGCGGCGATCGCCTGCTGCGATGGCTGGGCGTCACGCGGGCGGAGTTCGACGATGCATCCCGCTTCGCGATCGTCCCGATGGACTTCTACTATCCGGGCAAGGGGGCCTCGGGCGACCTCCCGCCACGGCGGGGCATCGCCGAGGTGTGGCATCCACGCATCCTCTCGCTCATGCGACCTCGGCTCACGATCCTCGTGGGTGCGTACGCGCAGCGGTTCCACCTCGGTGCTCGGCGTGCGCCGACGCTCACCGAGACGGTTCGAGCGTGGCGCGAGTACGGCTCGGAGACGGTTCCGATCGTGCATCCGTCGCCGCTCAACGTCGGTTGGCAGCAACGCAATCCCTGGTTCGAGGAGGAGTTGGTGCCGGATCTGAAGGGTCGCGTCGCGGACGCGCTGCGACGCCCCTGA
- the rpsO gene encoding 30S ribosomal protein S15, whose protein sequence is MALEADVKKAIIEEYATHPGDTGSPEVQIALLTKRIKDLTEHLKAHKHDHHSRRGLLLLVGQRRRLLGYLADVDINRYRKLIERLGLRR, encoded by the coding sequence ATGGCACTCGAAGCAGACGTCAAGAAGGCGATCATCGAAGAGTACGCGACCCACCCCGGTGACACTGGATCCCCCGAGGTCCAGATCGCGCTCCTCACGAAGCGCATCAAGGACCTCACCGAGCACCTGAAGGCGCACAAGCACGACCACCACTCGCGTCGTGGCCTGCTCCTTCTCGTCGGTCAGCGCCGTCGTCTCCTCGGCTACCTCGCCGATGTCGACATCAACCGCTACCGCAAGCTCATCGAGCGTCTCGGCCTGCGCCGCTAA
- a CDS encoding DUF488 domain-containing protein, with amino-acid sequence MPFTVKRVYDQPEASDGYRVLVDRLWPRGVSKDRAELDEWAKEVAPSPALRTEWHHSADREATFDGFAARYRHELDGNPAAEALLALGRSKEPERVTLLFGARDEHANHALVLLDWLAEHGASVDPE; translated from the coding sequence GTGCCCTTCACCGTCAAGCGCGTCTACGACCAGCCCGAGGCATCCGACGGCTACCGCGTGCTCGTCGACCGGCTGTGGCCGCGCGGCGTGAGCAAGGATCGCGCCGAGCTCGACGAGTGGGCGAAAGAGGTGGCGCCGTCGCCCGCACTGCGCACCGAGTGGCATCACTCGGCCGACCGCGAGGCGACGTTCGACGGCTTCGCCGCCCGGTACCGGCACGAGCTCGACGGGAATCCCGCCGCGGAGGCGCTGCTGGCGCTCGGCCGCTCGAAAGAGCCCGAGCGGGTCACCCTGCTGTTCGGCGCGCGCGACGAGCACGCCAACCACGCGCTCGTGCTGCTCGACTGGCTGGCCGAGCACGGGGCATCCGTCGACCCGGAGTGA
- a CDS encoding CPBP family intramembrane glutamic endopeptidase, giving the protein MPAPTPAATHVNTGPAGMLALPSRREDAANRQRAKNAAAAPIVPTKVPWLAVGVFVAIAFVGAWLVAMPLWISGEGLAHPLFGLLAPAMMFTPALATLVVVLWVRRPASIPRSLGLSPIRPAGRTWLFIALAFVFFTALPFLAMLLGHALGLIRVDLVDLSGVQAVIDALNETAGGEAVPIDASVVVVMTLISLPFLTALNSVAAFGEEIGWRGWLLPALRPLGTVWALVASGAIWGLWHAPLILLGYNYQRTDLLGLLAMVAFCVLTGVVIGWMRLRSASVWPAVIAHGAINTATTQFLIFADADSLADDQGIWGSLLGWPGWILLAATILVLVITRQLWKQPEPGLTLAESRV; this is encoded by the coding sequence ATGCCCGCGCCGACGCCCGCCGCCACGCACGTGAACACCGGCCCGGCGGGCATGCTGGCGCTGCCCTCGAGGCGGGAAGATGCTGCGAATCGCCAGCGCGCGAAGAACGCGGCCGCCGCTCCGATCGTGCCGACGAAGGTGCCGTGGCTCGCGGTCGGCGTGTTCGTCGCGATCGCGTTCGTCGGCGCGTGGCTCGTCGCCATGCCGCTCTGGATCTCGGGCGAGGGGCTCGCGCATCCGCTGTTCGGGCTGCTCGCGCCCGCGATGATGTTCACGCCCGCGCTCGCGACGCTCGTCGTGGTGCTCTGGGTGCGCCGCCCGGCGAGCATCCCGCGCTCGCTCGGCCTCTCGCCGATCCGGCCGGCCGGGCGCACGTGGCTCTTCATCGCGCTGGCGTTCGTGTTCTTCACGGCCCTGCCGTTCCTCGCGATGCTGCTCGGACATGCGCTCGGGTTGATCCGCGTCGATCTCGTGGATCTCAGCGGTGTGCAGGCCGTCATCGACGCGCTCAACGAGACCGCGGGCGGGGAGGCGGTGCCCATCGATGCATCCGTCGTCGTGGTGATGACGCTCATCTCGCTGCCGTTCCTGACCGCACTGAACAGCGTCGCCGCGTTCGGCGAGGAGATCGGCTGGCGCGGCTGGCTGCTGCCGGCGCTTCGGCCGCTCGGCACCGTGTGGGCGCTCGTCGCCTCGGGCGCGATCTGGGGTCTCTGGCACGCGCCGCTCATCCTGCTCGGCTACAACTACCAGCGCACCGACCTGCTCGGCCTGCTCGCAATGGTCGCCTTCTGCGTGCTGACGGGCGTCGTCATCGGCTGGATGCGGCTGCGCTCGGCTTCAGTGTGGCCCGCGGTCATCGCCCACGGCGCGATCAACACGGCGACCACGCAATTCCTGATCTTCGCCGACGCGGACTCGCTCGCCGACGACCAGGGCATCTGGGGGAGCCTGCTCGGCTGGCCCGGATGGATCCTGCTCGCGGCGACGATCCTCGTGCTCGTCATCACGCGTCAGCTGTGGAAGCAGCCCGAGCCGGGTCTGACCCTCGCGGAGTCGCGCGTCTAG
- a CDS encoding family 78 glycoside hydrolase catalytic domain: MTAHRTIRAAIAALAAAALTATLAAVASPALAAPPSSIVSIADLTVNARNEPIGIPSDDPVFGWISAATARDVTQSAYRIQVGTTVGGAELWDSGKVESRDQVDIAYPVDRPDLESATRYHWRVQVWDQDDLATGWSDPSWFETGLNEEEDWSGAEWIGRPNGSSSPSKPLLRTEFTTDPTREIASARVYASARGVYELSLNGQKVGDQFLAPGYTDYRTRIQSQTYDVQVQSGRNAIGAALADGWYAGWVADHQNVFGTAADLSVIVKMRIDYTTGSPQWITSDDDWTWSPGPFEAADRHYGETYNAGREIDGWNEPDFDDTAWRAAAVRASTTDRLVAQPDEPVRALQELPGTPTAAQPTAGAKIFDLGQNISGIYRVKLTGKPGETAVISYGESIYNDSAPVDQRGKLFTGSVIGTDRYTFPADCSEPCTTTYTPTFTQHGFRYLQVAGLATLPGDGDAQGILLASDIERTGNLTTSNPMVNQLLSNSYWSAIDNMLSIPTDCPQRGERVGYTGDINLFAPTAMYLLDGRSFLGKYADDLADAQNVTDDEMNGSMPSVVPYSQHIPRANGGPSVGWEDATIGVPYAVWHATGNVALVRKHWPMMQKFLAYSLGFVDGDGVSDRLAYYGDWGYLGGRATPNDVLATAFTAENLRMMAEMAEAIGEPEADEYADRLADVRRGFTDTFVAADGTIQGDAQTGYALALGMDLIDDADVKAKVGTKFTARLAGDGNHLATGFLGLPWLLPALTAIDRDDLAYQLLLNDDYPSWGFEVKMGATTIWEFWNTIAANGTLGWSSQNHYAFGSVTDWINQTVGGIRIGEAGYRSAIIAPKPGGGITSATDTLKTVYGPLSSAWELTADTFDLDVTVPVNTTAEVHLPASGIAAATLDGTALTEATPGVHDVRFDADEHAVIVTLGSGTYALQAQRPDLSVTGTSVEVPQPGLAELTTTVHNAGGAAATVQVRAASASAGLTPGAPSELVSVPPLSSIEIPVEVYFDAGADAANGSVDLEIVDDGVVIAKGSATIAWSKSAQPIVVPPAQFSDWVDFGPGTAEVASQTAHNFTKSANAGTSAEAGVGRAYCRRIAGENWFSADVALPEKGKPFTLTVLETANSTMSKDYRVTVDGTEVSRVRYTPVVGLNTHAIDVRDLTGLDPDADGVVTVRFSFVLGSTPPPNVADCSIADLWVTPLSETADTIAPSVSAAPAPGAERGDAGWYTGPVDVEVKAVDNVALAKVEVDTGEGWAIATAPVRVADDGEHTIRYRAIDAAGNASAERSLVVRIDATAPTVEVSGGPRGEVEASAVPPAPTCAGTDATSGVRSCEITGYSAEVGAHTITAIAVDHAGNSAKATASYRVVDDMPPAVTIETSSRCLAGKAVLGVNVVNTGPTPIDVVVETAYGSKSFSAVAAGKTVYHAFTTRVKELPAGAATVTAGAAGDDAPGAPVSSAYAARSCS; this comes from the coding sequence ATGACTGCCCACCGTACGATCCGTGCCGCGATCGCGGCGCTCGCCGCCGCGGCCCTCACCGCGACACTCGCCGCGGTCGCATCGCCCGCGCTCGCCGCACCGCCGTCTTCGATCGTCTCGATCGCCGACCTCACGGTGAACGCCAGGAACGAGCCCATCGGCATCCCGAGCGACGACCCCGTCTTCGGCTGGATCTCCGCAGCGACCGCTCGGGACGTCACGCAGTCGGCCTACCGCATCCAGGTCGGAACCACCGTCGGCGGTGCCGAGCTCTGGGACTCGGGCAAGGTGGAGTCACGCGATCAGGTGGACATCGCATACCCCGTCGATCGACCCGACCTCGAGAGCGCCACGCGCTACCACTGGCGCGTGCAGGTATGGGACCAGGACGATCTGGCAACGGGCTGGTCGGATCCGAGCTGGTTCGAGACCGGGCTGAACGAGGAGGAGGACTGGTCGGGCGCGGAGTGGATCGGCCGTCCGAACGGCTCGTCCTCGCCCTCGAAGCCCCTGCTGCGCACCGAGTTCACGACCGACCCCACCCGCGAGATCGCCTCGGCCAGGGTCTACGCGTCCGCCCGCGGGGTGTACGAGCTCTCGCTCAACGGTCAGAAGGTGGGTGATCAGTTCCTGGCCCCCGGCTACACCGACTACCGCACCAGGATCCAGTCGCAGACCTACGACGTACAGGTCCAGTCCGGCCGCAACGCCATCGGCGCGGCTCTCGCCGACGGCTGGTACGCCGGATGGGTCGCCGACCACCAGAACGTCTTCGGAACCGCGGCCGACCTCTCGGTGATCGTGAAGATGCGCATCGACTACACCACCGGATCGCCGCAGTGGATCACGAGCGATGACGACTGGACCTGGTCGCCCGGCCCGTTCGAGGCTGCCGACCGGCACTACGGAGAGACCTACAACGCCGGTCGGGAGATCGACGGCTGGAACGAGCCCGACTTCGACGACACCGCCTGGCGTGCCGCAGCCGTCCGCGCTTCGACCACCGACCGGCTGGTCGCCCAGCCCGACGAGCCGGTGCGTGCCCTGCAGGAGCTGCCGGGCACCCCGACCGCCGCGCAGCCCACCGCCGGCGCGAAGATCTTCGACCTGGGGCAGAACATCTCGGGCATCTACCGGGTGAAGCTCACCGGGAAACCGGGCGAGACGGCCGTCATCAGCTATGGGGAGTCGATCTACAACGACAGCGCCCCGGTCGACCAGCGCGGCAAGCTGTTCACCGGAAGCGTGATCGGCACCGACCGGTACACCTTCCCGGCGGACTGCTCCGAGCCGTGCACGACGACCTACACGCCCACCTTCACGCAACACGGCTTCCGCTACCTTCAAGTGGCCGGACTCGCCACGCTGCCAGGAGACGGTGATGCGCAGGGCATCCTCCTCGCTTCCGACATCGAACGCACCGGCAACCTGACGACCTCGAACCCGATGGTGAACCAGCTGCTCTCGAACTCCTACTGGAGCGCGATCGACAACATGCTCTCCATCCCGACCGACTGCCCCCAGCGCGGCGAGCGCGTCGGGTACACCGGAGACATCAACCTCTTCGCACCGACCGCGATGTACCTCCTCGACGGTCGATCGTTCCTCGGCAAGTACGCCGACGACCTGGCCGACGCGCAGAACGTCACCGACGACGAGATGAACGGGTCGATGCCCTCGGTCGTGCCTTACTCGCAGCACATCCCTCGCGCGAACGGCGGCCCCTCGGTCGGATGGGAGGACGCCACGATCGGCGTGCCCTACGCGGTCTGGCACGCCACCGGCAATGTCGCACTCGTGCGCAAGCACTGGCCGATGATGCAGAAGTTCCTCGCCTACAGCCTCGGGTTCGTCGACGGCGACGGGGTCTCCGACCGACTCGCCTACTACGGCGACTGGGGATACCTGGGAGGTCGTGCGACGCCGAACGACGTGCTCGCGACCGCGTTCACCGCCGAGAACCTGCGCATGATGGCCGAGATGGCCGAAGCCATCGGCGAACCGGAAGCCGACGAGTACGCCGACCGCCTCGCCGACGTGCGTCGCGGGTTCACCGACACGTTCGTCGCCGCCGACGGAACGATCCAGGGCGACGCGCAGACCGGCTACGCCCTCGCCCTGGGCATGGACCTCATCGACGACGCGGATGTCAAGGCGAAGGTCGGCACGAAGTTCACCGCCAGGCTCGCCGGCGACGGAAATCATCTGGCGACCGGATTCCTCGGCCTTCCGTGGCTCCTTCCCGCCCTCACCGCGATCGACCGCGACGACCTCGCCTACCAGCTTCTGCTCAACGACGACTACCCGTCGTGGGGCTTCGAGGTGAAGATGGGCGCCACCACGATCTGGGAGTTCTGGAACACCATCGCCGCCAACGGCACGCTCGGCTGGTCGTCGCAGAACCACTACGCATTCGGTTCGGTGACCGACTGGATCAACCAGACCGTCGGCGGCATCCGGATCGGTGAGGCCGGCTACCGCTCGGCGATCATCGCCCCGAAGCCGGGGGGCGGCATCACGTCGGCGACCGACACGCTGAAGACCGTCTACGGCCCGCTCTCGAGCGCGTGGGAACTCACGGCCGACACCTTCGACCTCGACGTGACCGTGCCGGTCAACACGACCGCGGAGGTGCACCTTCCGGCATCGGGAATCGCCGCCGCGACCCTCGACGGAACCGCGCTCACGGAGGCGACGCCCGGCGTCCACGACGTTCGCTTCGACGCCGACGAGCACGCCGTCATCGTCACGCTGGGCTCCGGAACCTACGCCCTGCAGGCGCAGCGGCCCGATCTGTCGGTCACGGGCACCTCGGTCGAGGTCCCGCAGCCCGGCCTGGCCGAGCTGACGACCACCGTCCACAACGCCGGCGGCGCCGCCGCGACCGTGCAGGTACGGGCCGCATCCGCAAGTGCCGGCCTCACGCCGGGCGCGCCTTCGGAGCTCGTCTCGGTGCCGCCCCTGTCGTCCATCGAGATCCCCGTCGAGGTCTACTTTGACGCCGGAGCCGACGCGGCGAACGGCAGCGTCGACCTCGAGATCGTCGACGACGGCGTCGTGATCGCGAAGGGATCGGCGACGATCGCGTGGTCGAAGTCCGCGCAACCGATCGTCGTCCCGCCCGCGCAGTTCTCGGACTGGGTGGATTTCGGCCCCGGAACCGCAGAGGTCGCCTCGCAGACCGCACACAACTTCACGAAGAGCGCGAACGCGGGAACGAGCGCCGAAGCCGGCGTCGGCCGGGCCTACTGCCGTCGCATCGCCGGCGAGAACTGGTTCTCGGCCGACGTGGCCCTCCCCGAGAAGGGCAAACCGTTCACGCTCACCGTGCTCGAGACCGCCAATTCGACCATGTCGAAGGACTACCGCGTCACGGTCGACGGCACGGAGGTCTCGCGCGTACGGTACACGCCGGTCGTCGGCCTGAACACGCATGCCATCGACGTGCGCGACCTGACGGGTCTCGACCCCGATGCCGACGGGGTCGTCACCGTGCGGTTCTCCTTCGTGCTCGGATCGACCCCGCCGCCGAACGTCGCCGACTGCTCGATCGCCGACCTCTGGGTGACGCCGCTGTCCGAGACGGCCGACACGATCGCGCCGAGCGTCTCGGCGGCACCGGCTCCCGGCGCCGAGCGCGGCGATGCGGGCTGGTACACCGGCCCGGTCGACGTCGAGGTGAAGGCGGTCGACAACGTCGCCCTGGCGAAGGTCGAGGTCGACACCGGTGAGGGCTGGGCGATCGCCACCGCACCGGTGCGCGTGGCCGATGACGGCGAGCACACCATCCGGTACCGAGCGATCGATGCCGCCGGGAACGCCTCAGCGGAGCGGTCGCTCGTCGTCCGCATCGACGCGACCGCCCCGACGGTGGAGGTGTCCGGTGGGCCGCGAGGCGAGGTCGAGGCATCCGCCGTGCCTCCCGCGCCGACCTGCGCGGGCACGGATGCGACCTCTGGAGTGCGCTCGTGCGAGATCACGGGGTATTCCGCCGAGGTCGGTGCGCACACGATCACGGCGATCGCCGTCGACCATGCCGGCAACTCGGCGAAGGCCACCGCGTCCTACCGCGTCGTCGATGACATGCCGCCGGCGGTGACGATCGAGACGTCGAGCCGCTGCCTCGCCGGCAAGGCCGTGCTCGGTGTGAACGTCGTGAACACCGGCCCGACCCCGATCGACGTGGTGGTCGAGACCGCCTACGGGTCGAAGTCGTTCTCGGCCGTGGCTGCGGGCAAGACCGTGTATCACGCGTTCACCACCCGCGTGAAGGAGCTCCCCGCCGGGGCCGCGACGGTGACGGCCGGCGCTGCGGGTGACGACGCGCCCGGAGCGCCCGTCTCGAGCGCGTACGCCGCGAGGTCCTGCAGCTGA